Proteins co-encoded in one Armatimonadota bacterium genomic window:
- a CDS encoding SIS domain-containing protein: MLGRYMEAEIQEQPKMLAGRCKAYFQGALAALSQCRPEVVLLAARGSSDNAALYGRYLIEIHLGIPAVLASPSVWTRYGRKIRYPRCLAIGISQSGAAPDVAEVLTALRHDGHSTLAITNTPNSRLTDVAEHSLILDAGAERSVAATKTYSASLLALAQVVRVLGGDLPDPASFLPDDDWANLCRERAVAECGVLLRSEPLFALARGYGFSTANETALKLMECARLACKSFSTADFQHGPKALAGHGAAAVVFGEPADWLRAQGCEVLQAPLPPEPRGVPSVYAPLWDVFFSQWLALTAARHRGLDADDPQFLKKVTETL; the protein is encoded by the coding sequence ATGCTGGGCAGGTATATGGAGGCCGAAATCCAGGAGCAGCCGAAGATGCTCGCCGGCCGCTGCAAAGCCTACTTTCAAGGGGCTCTCGCGGCGCTCTCCCAGTGCCGGCCCGAGGTCGTCCTCCTCGCAGCCCGTGGCTCCTCGGACAACGCCGCACTGTATGGCCGCTACCTGATCGAAATCCACTTGGGAATCCCCGCCGTGCTGGCCTCACCCTCTGTCTGGACCCGCTATGGACGCAAGATCCGGTATCCCCGGTGTCTCGCCATCGGCATCTCCCAAAGTGGCGCCGCGCCGGACGTCGCCGAGGTGCTGACGGCGCTCCGCCATGACGGCCACTCCACACTCGCCATCACGAACACTCCCAACTCGCGCCTGACCGACGTTGCGGAGCACTCCCTCATCCTGGATGCCGGCGCAGAGAGGTCCGTCGCCGCAACCAAGACCTATTCCGCTTCCCTTCTGGCCCTCGCACAAGTGGTGCGCGTGCTTGGCGGGGACCTTCCCGACCCCGCGAGCTTCCTTCCGGACGATGATTGGGCAAACCTATGCCGGGAACGCGCCGTCGCCGAATGCGGCGTGCTCCTCCGCTCCGAACCGCTCTTCGCGCTGGCCCGCGGGTATGGCTTTAGCACCGCGAACGAGACCGCTCTCAAGCTCATGGAGTGCGCGCGCCTGGCGTGCAAGAGCTTCTCCACCGCCGACTTCCAGCACGGCCCCAAGGCTCTGGCGGGCCACGGCGCGGCCGCCGTGGTGTTTGGCGAGCCGGCAGACTGGCTGCGTGCCCAAGGGTGCGAGGTCCTCCAGGCTCCGCTGCCGCCCGAACCGCGCGGAGTCCCCTCGGTCTACGCCCCTCTATGGGACGTTTTCTTTAGCCAGTGGCTGGCCCTGACTGCCGCGCGCCATCGGGGTCTGGACGCCGATGACCCGCAGTTTCTGAAGAAGGTCACGGAGACGCTGTAG
- a CDS encoding DUF3417 domain-containing protein, with the protein WADSKALYHVIEHEVARRFYSRIDSEPPAAWCELVKRSIAELAPVFSTQRMVREYAERYYMPASQAYREMSSGGLARASAAVPWREKVQKAWANVKIVEVRDSAGASNPIGSVLKLSAKVDLGTLAETDVQVQAVVGNVGPSRELRDVSHLPLEFVGKEGGAFKYEGTLEVASSGHKGYSIRVVPSHPDVAVPIELNLVTWEGS; encoded by the coding sequence TTGGGCCGACAGCAAGGCGCTTTACCACGTCATCGAGCACGAAGTCGCGCGCCGGTTCTACAGCCGCATCGATTCGGAGCCGCCTGCCGCTTGGTGCGAGCTCGTCAAAAGGTCCATCGCCGAGCTTGCGCCCGTCTTCTCGACCCAGCGCATGGTCCGCGAGTACGCGGAGCGCTATTACATGCCCGCCTCGCAGGCCTATCGAGAGATGTCCTCGGGTGGGCTCGCGCGGGCCAGTGCGGCGGTTCCCTGGCGCGAAAAGGTCCAAAAGGCCTGGGCGAACGTCAAGATCGTAGAAGTCCGCGACTCGGCGGGCGCCTCGAACCCGATTGGCTCCGTGCTCAAGCTCTCCGCCAAGGTTGATCTGGGGACGCTGGCCGAGACAGACGTCCAGGTCCAGGCAGTGGTCGGGAATGTCGGCCCAAGCAGAGAACTGCGGGACGTCAGCCACCTTCCTCTCGAGTTTGTTGGCAAGGAAGGTGGCGCGTTCAAGTATGAGGGCACTCTCGAGGTCGCTTCCTCGGGCCATAAGGGCTATTCGATCCGCGTGGTGCCTTCGCATCCGGATGTGGCAGTACCGATCGAGCTGAACTTGGTGACCTGGGAAGGGAGCTAG
- a CDS encoding glycosyltransferase family 2 protein — MESGLVSIIIPTRNRALLLSEAVRSAQLQTHDRLEILIVDDGGEDETPELAERLSATDSRIKFWKLPERRGAPYARNLALKESEGEFVQFLDSDDLLHREKLRVQVEILERDRDADLAACQTGLFRSRPGDTPLLWNTLEGEPLRRFLRHDLPWVTVGPLWRKAALDRVGGHDESLPSSQDWEHHTRALMLGAFPVVHRHLLAFYRLHAGETIGKQAVETREEVHLDVLLKLYALKEAGAWDGNGLDKEMFSNLIWVAQRAYERGRMATASKAFEFAFNLLPLNPASMEGIRRAERSLERGLPSAEAFADLPYDRAARENWWGHITVDQEPPLPIPAAPRYRRSS; from the coding sequence ATGGAATCGGGGCTCGTCAGCATCATCATCCCGACGCGGAACCGCGCCTTGCTGCTGTCGGAAGCTGTTCGAAGCGCCCAGCTTCAGACCCACGATCGCTTGGAGATCCTGATCGTCGACGACGGTGGAGAGGATGAGACGCCCGAATTGGCAGAGCGGCTCTCTGCGACCGACAGCCGGATCAAGTTCTGGAAGCTTCCCGAGCGCCGGGGCGCCCCATACGCTCGGAATCTAGCCCTCAAGGAGTCCGAAGGCGAGTTTGTTCAGTTCCTTGATTCGGACGATTTGCTGCATCGGGAGAAGCTGCGCGTCCAGGTGGAGATTCTTGAGCGCGACCGAGATGCAGATCTCGCGGCTTGTCAGACGGGCCTCTTCAGAAGTCGGCCCGGGGATACACCGTTGCTGTGGAACACCCTTGAAGGCGAGCCTTTGAGACGTTTTTTACGGCATGACCTGCCGTGGGTGACGGTCGGTCCGCTCTGGCGCAAGGCTGCGCTGGATCGCGTGGGCGGGCACGATGAGTCGTTGCCTTCCAGCCAGGATTGGGAGCATCACACGAGGGCATTGATGCTCGGAGCCTTTCCGGTGGTCCATCGCCATCTTCTGGCGTTTTACAGGCTGCATGCGGGCGAGACCATCGGCAAACAGGCTGTGGAGACACGTGAAGAGGTGCACCTCGACGTGTTGCTCAAGCTCTACGCGCTCAAGGAAGCGGGCGCTTGGGATGGCAACGGGCTCGACAAGGAGATGTTTTCCAATCTGATCTGGGTTGCTCAGCGCGCTTACGAGCGCGGGAGGATGGCGACGGCCTCGAAGGCTTTTGAATTCGCCTTCAACCTGTTGCCCCTCAATCCGGCGAGCATGGAGGGAATCCGCAGAGCAGAGAGATCGCTGGAGCGAGGGTTGCCCTCTGCCGAGGCGTTTGCCGACCTTCCCTATGATCGTGCTGCCCGAGAAAACTGGTGGGGACACATAACCGTGGATCAAGAGCCTCCCCTTCCGATACCTGCGGCCCCGCGGTATCGAAGGTCAAGTTAG
- the glgP gene encoding alpha-glucan family phosphorylase codes for MKHPKFTHSFEVESDLPEVLRPLKELAFNLHWTWSHATQSLFREIDKALWREVGHNPVELLNKLNADKLARLAKDPGFLADLKVCSDELQGYMSAETWFDRTFPGRRQDTVIAYFCAEFGLSESLPIYSGGLGVLAGDHLKAASDLGLPLVGVGLLYSRGYFRQVLTFEGWQQEDYPLSDFFHMPLELIRDADQQPIRIKVENEHLDRPIVCQIWKALVGRVPLYLLDSNVLENQPDDQGITDTLYGGDDEMRVRQEAILGAGGLRALEALGIKPSVCHMNEGHSAFLTLERISSIMRETGCDYRVARKAAAAGNVFTTHTPVPAGFDAFKPELLKRHVANLVETCKIPYDYFLSMGKKDKEAAEGSDFKFNMAVLAMENSNHVNAVSKLHSGVARNMFHSRWEDYPEDEVPIDAITNGIHTMTWLSPRMAELFDTYLGSAWREDPANAEHWKGVWDIPDQELWDVRNNLRGDFVRYVRRRVLRDIGKRGAVRPDAGDVDGILDPRVLTIGFARRFATYKRATLLLKDRDRLRSLIQQSERPIQFVFAGKSHPRDDEGKKFIQELVQFIKSENMLTKMVFLEDYDMGVGRAMTHGVDVWLNNPRRPYEASGTSGMKVVPNGGLNCSVLDGWWDEAYHTGVGWAIGDRRDYTDPEYQD; via the coding sequence ATGAAGCACCCCAAGTTCACCCATTCTTTCGAGGTCGAATCGGACCTCCCCGAGGTCCTTCGCCCGCTCAAGGAGCTCGCGTTCAACCTGCATTGGACCTGGAGCCACGCCACCCAGAGCCTCTTCCGCGAGATCGACAAGGCGCTCTGGCGAGAGGTTGGGCACAACCCGGTCGAGCTGCTTAACAAGCTCAACGCCGACAAGCTCGCCAGGCTCGCCAAGGACCCCGGATTTCTCGCCGATCTCAAGGTGTGCTCCGACGAACTGCAAGGCTACATGAGCGCCGAGACCTGGTTCGACAGGACGTTCCCGGGCCGGCGCCAAGACACCGTCATCGCCTATTTTTGCGCCGAGTTTGGGCTCTCGGAGTCCCTCCCCATCTACAGCGGGGGCCTCGGCGTGCTCGCCGGCGACCACCTGAAAGCCGCAAGCGACCTGGGACTTCCATTGGTCGGGGTGGGCCTGCTCTATTCCCGAGGCTATTTCCGCCAGGTACTCACCTTCGAAGGTTGGCAGCAGGAGGACTATCCGCTCAGCGACTTCTTCCACATGCCCTTGGAGCTGATCCGCGACGCCGACCAGCAGCCGATCCGCATCAAAGTTGAAAACGAGCATCTTGACCGGCCTATCGTCTGCCAGATCTGGAAGGCCCTTGTCGGCCGTGTGCCCCTCTATCTGCTGGACAGCAACGTGCTGGAAAACCAACCCGACGACCAGGGCATCACGGACACCCTCTATGGCGGCGACGACGAGATGCGCGTCCGTCAGGAAGCCATTCTGGGCGCAGGCGGTCTGCGGGCCCTGGAAGCCCTCGGCATCAAGCCGAGCGTCTGCCATATGAACGAGGGCCACTCGGCCTTCTTGACGCTCGAGCGCATCAGCTCCATCATGAGAGAGACTGGATGCGACTACCGCGTAGCCCGAAAGGCCGCGGCGGCCGGCAATGTCTTCACCACCCACACGCCGGTTCCCGCAGGCTTCGATGCTTTCAAACCAGAGCTCCTGAAGCGGCATGTCGCCAACCTGGTGGAGACCTGCAAGATCCCATACGACTACTTCCTTTCGATGGGAAAGAAGGACAAGGAAGCCGCCGAAGGCTCGGATTTCAAGTTCAACATGGCCGTGCTTGCGATGGAGAACTCCAACCATGTGAACGCCGTCTCCAAGCTGCATTCCGGCGTCGCCCGAAACATGTTCCACAGCCGATGGGAGGACTATCCCGAAGACGAAGTGCCCATCGACGCCATCACGAACGGCATCCACACGATGACCTGGCTGAGCCCGCGCATGGCGGAGCTGTTCGACACCTATCTTGGGTCGGCATGGCGCGAGGACCCCGCAAACGCCGAGCATTGGAAGGGTGTGTGGGATATCCCCGACCAGGAGCTCTGGGATGTCAGAAACAACCTGCGCGGCGACTTCGTGCGCTATGTCCGTCGACGCGTGCTGCGCGACATCGGCAAGCGCGGAGCGGTGCGCCCTGACGCGGGAGACGTGGACGGCATCCTCGATCCGCGCGTGCTCACGATCGGCTTTGCGCGGCGGTTTGCGACCTATAAACGGGCCACGCTCCTGCTGAAGGATCGGGACCGGTTGAGGTCCCTCATCCAGCAATCCGAACGGCCGATCCAATTCGTGTTCGCCGGCAAGAGCCACCCCCGAGACGACGAAGGCAAGAAGTTCATCCAGGAGCTGGTCCAGTTCATCAAGTCGGAGAACATGCTCACCAAGATGGTCTTCCTGGAGGACTACGACATGGGCGTTGGCCGGGCGATGACCCATGGCGTCGACGTCTGGCTCAACAACCCGCGAAGGCCCTATGAGGCGAGCGGCACCAGTGGCATGAAAGTCGTGCCGAATGGCGGCCTCAACTGCTCAGTGCTCGACGGCTGGTGGGATGAGGCCTACCACACGGGAGTCGGCTGGGCTATCGGCGATCGCCGAGACTACACCGACCCCGAGTACCAGGATT
- the rimI gene encoding ribosomal protein S18-alanine N-acetyltransferase: MSTTKNKAAIRFESLEARHIPDILAIEQLTNPAPWSEVSFKSELSNPSSVFFVAISGTDVVGFAGAWAVIDEAHVTTVAVSPNAQRQGIGEALMGELLARCKDAGCTCSTLEVRSHNDPAIKLYEKLGYVACATRRHYYPNNDDATVMWLHGL; the protein is encoded by the coding sequence ATGAGCACGACCAAGAACAAAGCCGCCATCAGGTTTGAGAGTCTTGAGGCCCGGCACATCCCGGACATCTTGGCCATCGAACAGTTGACCAACCCCGCGCCTTGGTCGGAGGTGAGCTTCAAGTCCGAGCTTTCGAACCCCAGCAGCGTTTTCTTCGTGGCGATCTCCGGCACCGACGTGGTTGGCTTTGCGGGGGCTTGGGCGGTCATCGACGAGGCGCACGTGACGACGGTCGCCGTGTCTCCAAACGCTCAGCGCCAAGGGATCGGAGAGGCGCTGATGGGCGAACTCTTGGCCCGATGCAAAGACGCGGGCTGCACCTGTTCCACACTGGAAGTGCGCTCGCATAACGATCCGGCGATCAAGCTCTATGAGAAGCTGGGCTATGTGGCCTGCGCCACCCGTCGGCATTACTATCCGAACAACGACGACGCCACAGTCATGTGGCTGCACGGACTGTAG
- a CDS encoding inorganic phosphate transporter — MPEVTVIIVLAVFLALAFDYINGFHDTANAIATVVSTRVLSPAAAVIMAGILNFAGAMLFEGVAKTVSKGIVNPAGATEV; from the coding sequence ATGCCTGAAGTCACCGTCATTATCGTGCTTGCGGTCTTCTTGGCCCTGGCGTTCGACTATATCAACGGGTTTCACGATACGGCAAACGCCATCGCGACCGTCGTCTCAACTCGCGTTCTGAGCCCTGCGGCGGCCGTCATCATGGCCGGCATCCTGAACTTCGCCGGCGCAATGCTCTTCGAGGGTGTGGCAAAGACGGTGTCGAAAGGCATTGTGAATCCCGCCGGTGCGACTGAAGT
- a CDS encoding PIN domain-containing protein, with translation MPHKGKSFIDTNILVYAAAKTNDHRHGVAVEVVSDLLNANVGVVSTQVMKEFYSVALGKLALSKADAKSLTLALKRFEVVPSTTETIEQAIELTMTYSISIWDAMLVAAAKQAECERLISEDLQHGSTISGVKIVNPFV, from the coding sequence ATGCCGCATAAGGGCAAGTCGTTTATCGATACAAACATCCTCGTCTACGCTGCCGCAAAGACGAACGACCACCGGCATGGAGTCGCTGTAGAAGTCGTTTCTGACCTTCTCAATGCGAACGTGGGGGTCGTATCCACACAGGTGATGAAGGAGTTCTATTCGGTTGCTCTCGGTAAGCTTGCTCTGAGCAAGGCAGATGCCAAAAGCTTGACTTTGGCCCTGAAGCGTTTCGAGGTCGTGCCTTCGACAACTGAGACCATTGAACAAGCAATCGAACTCACGATGACCTACTCCATTTCTATCTGGGACGCGATGCTCGTTGCCGCTGCCAAGCAAGCTGAATGCGAACGCCTGATTTCCGAGGACCTGCAGCACGGTTCGACCATTTCTGGGGTCAAGATCGTGAATCCATTCGTGTAG
- a CDS encoding EVE domain-containing protein gives MAYWLMKSEPDCYGIDDLAREGTGMWEGCRNYQVRLYLRDQMKPGDMAFFYHSNAKPMGIVGTMEIVGEAYPDPTQFDPTSKYFDAEATPENPRWFVRDVRFVRKFERCITLPELKETPGLEDMMVTKKGLMFSITPVTESEWEIVMGLAKK, from the coding sequence ATGGCGTATTGGCTGATGAAGTCCGAGCCGGACTGCTACGGGATCGACGATCTAGCACGTGAGGGCACGGGCATGTGGGAGGGTTGCCGCAACTATCAGGTTCGGCTGTACCTTAGGGACCAGATGAAGCCTGGCGACATGGCCTTTTTCTACCACTCCAATGCCAAACCGATGGGCATCGTCGGCACGATGGAGATCGTTGGAGAAGCCTATCCTGACCCGACCCAGTTCGACCCCACTTCGAAGTACTTCGACGCCGAGGCGACTCCGGAAAACCCTCGATGGTTTGTGCGTGATGTGAGATTCGTGCGCAAGTTTGAGCGCTGCATCACGCTCCCTGAGCTCAAAGAGACTCCCGGCCTCGAAGACATGATGGTCACCAAAAAGGGACTCATGTTCTCGATCACGCCGGTCACCGAAAGCGAGTGGGAGATCGTGATGGGGCTGGCGAAGAAGTGA
- a CDS encoding DUF47 family protein produces MRRQKDRNLFALLEAQAQVALKSTKALHELTKDFGRMAELNEAIKKLEHEGDDLTHELQNRIATTFITPLDKDDLRALSQDLDDVTDYVEAAAARAELYGLSSPRPDLAPAVELLVQAMELTEKAVCSLQMGFSKSGPLRELLKEIHTVENASDRAFRGALKSLFDEPGIDALTVIKWKELYDRIETAVDKCEDIAATIGTIIDKYA; encoded by the coding sequence ATGAGAAGACAAAAAGACAGGAATCTCTTCGCCCTGCTCGAGGCTCAAGCCCAGGTGGCCCTGAAGTCAACCAAGGCTCTCCACGAGCTCACCAAAGACTTCGGCAGGATGGCCGAGCTAAACGAGGCCATCAAGAAACTGGAGCACGAAGGCGACGATCTGACCCACGAACTGCAGAACCGCATCGCCACTACCTTCATCACGCCTCTCGACAAGGACGACCTCCGAGCGCTCAGCCAGGACCTGGACGACGTGACCGACTACGTGGAAGCGGCGGCCGCCAGAGCCGAGCTCTACGGGCTTTCCTCGCCCCGGCCCGACCTTGCGCCTGCCGTCGAGCTTCTGGTGCAGGCCATGGAGCTCACCGAGAAAGCGGTCTGCTCGCTTCAGATGGGCTTTTCAAAGTCGGGCCCCTTGCGAGAGCTGCTCAAAGAGATCCACACCGTCGAAAATGCCAGCGACCGGGCGTTCCGTGGCGCGCTGAAGTCCCTCTTCGACGAACCCGGGATCGACGCGCTGACAGTCATCAAGTGGAAGGAGCTTTACGACCGCATCGAGACTGCCGTCGACAAGTGCGAGGACATCGCCGCAACCATCGGGACGATCATCGACAAATATGCCTGA
- a CDS encoding DUF2961 domain-containing protein gives MFGQGSLASLPFLRSYRSKRASSFDRTGGNRDFVSLKPGEKTVVLDTDKPGCVKHIWCTIGGGGPQFLRRLVLRMWWDGEENPSVESPIGDFFGVGFSLNKNFVSLPLQASPQDGRGMNSWWPMPFDAARIEIESESDEDCSIYFYVDYEEYSQPIGPEVARFHCQWRRENPTDGFKVPKLNNENIWEVWQGNANTTGDGNYVILDAEGSGVYCGCVLHIDCFERQANDWYGEGDDMIFIDGEPWPPSLHGTGTEDYFNMAFCPQQEICAPYHGLTLYSGNSNWPWKGKNSMYRFHIEDPVRFAKSVRVTIEHGHGNKLSNDYSSTAYWYQLEPHKRFPVLLPVELRLARRQEPDFA, from the coding sequence ATGTTCGGCCAAGGATCCCTAGCTTCCCTGCCCTTTCTGCGCTCCTACCGGTCCAAACGCGCTTCAAGTTTCGATCGAACCGGTGGAAACCGCGACTTCGTGAGCCTGAAGCCCGGTGAGAAGACGGTCGTGCTCGACACCGACAAGCCCGGTTGCGTCAAGCACATCTGGTGCACGATCGGCGGCGGCGGCCCCCAGTTCCTTCGGAGGCTAGTGCTTCGGATGTGGTGGGACGGCGAGGAGAACCCGAGCGTCGAATCGCCGATCGGGGACTTCTTCGGCGTGGGGTTCAGCCTCAACAAGAACTTCGTTTCGCTCCCCTTGCAGGCAAGCCCGCAGGACGGAAGGGGCATGAACTCCTGGTGGCCGATGCCGTTCGACGCCGCGCGCATCGAGATCGAAAGCGAGAGCGACGAGGACTGCAGCATCTATTTCTATGTCGATTACGAGGAGTACAGCCAGCCGATAGGCCCGGAAGTGGCTCGCTTCCACTGCCAGTGGCGACGCGAAAACCCGACCGACGGCTTCAAGGTCCCCAAACTCAACAACGAGAACATCTGGGAGGTTTGGCAGGGCAACGCGAACACCACCGGCGACGGAAACTACGTGATCCTTGACGCGGAGGGCTCGGGCGTTTATTGCGGGTGCGTGCTCCACATCGACTGCTTTGAACGGCAGGCCAACGACTGGTACGGCGAGGGAGACGATATGATCTTCATCGACGGCGAGCCATGGCCTCCCAGCCTGCACGGAACCGGAACCGAGGATTACTTCAACATGGCGTTCTGCCCGCAGCAGGAGATTTGCGCGCCCTACCATGGCCTGACGCTCTATTCGGGCAACTCCAACTGGCCGTGGAAGGGCAAAAACTCGATGTACCGCTTCCATATCGAGGACCCGGTCCGGTTCGCAAAGAGCGTCCGCGTTACCATCGAGCACGGCCACGGCAACAAGCTCTCGAACGACTATTCGTCGACGGCCTATTGGTATCAGCTCGAACCCCACAAGCGCTTCCCCGTGCTACTGCCCGTCGAGCTTCGATTGGCAAGACGCCAAGAACCTGATTTCGCTTAG
- a CDS encoding ABC transporter ATP-binding protein has translation MLSISGLQVYYGAIHALKGVDVEVKEGEVVAIIGSNGAGKSTLLRTISGLLKPREGSITLNGEELTTLPSHEVVRRGLSQSPEGRRIFTNMSVHENLLLGAYTRKDAGVKEDMDMVLGRFPRLQERINQNAGTLSGGEQQMLAIGRALMSRPKILLLDEPSLGLAPNLVMEIFDIVQTINKDGVTVLLVEQNAHRALEVADRAYVLETGSIVLTDTGKNLLTNDKVREAYLGG, from the coding sequence ATGCTCAGCATTTCCGGTTTGCAGGTCTATTACGGCGCGATCCACGCCCTGAAAGGGGTGGACGTCGAGGTGAAAGAGGGCGAGGTCGTGGCGATCATCGGCTCGAACGGGGCGGGGAAAAGCACCCTGCTGCGAACGATCAGCGGCTTGCTTAAGCCCAGGGAGGGCTCGATCACGCTGAACGGGGAGGAGCTGACCACATTGCCTTCGCACGAGGTGGTCCGGCGCGGACTGAGCCAATCGCCCGAGGGCAGGCGGATTTTCACCAACATGTCGGTACACGAGAACCTTTTGCTGGGCGCCTACACCCGCAAGGACGCCGGCGTCAAGGAGGACATGGACATGGTGCTGGGGCGGTTCCCCCGGCTTCAGGAGCGCATCAACCAGAACGCGGGCACGCTCAGCGGCGGCGAGCAGCAGATGCTGGCGATCGGCAGGGCCCTGATGTCTCGGCCCAAGATTCTGCTCCTCGATGAGCCCAGTTTGGGTCTGGCGCCAAACCTGGTGATGGAGATTTTCGACATCGTCCAGACGATCAACAAGGATGGCGTGACCGTGCTGCTGGTCGAGCAGAATGCCCACCGCGCACTTGAGGTCGCCGACAGGGCTTATGTTCTGGAGACAGGATCGATCGTGCTGACCGACACCGGCAAGAACCTCTTGACCAACGACAAGGTGCGGGAAGCGTATCTGGGGGGATAG